Genomic segment of Hydractinia symbiolongicarpus strain clone_291-10 chromosome 5, HSymV2.1, whole genome shotgun sequence:
TATCGAAACCGAAAGCGTTGTAGCGGACATGTATATTCTTttatagccaggagacccagatAATTTTTCATACAATCGGGAAATCAGCATAATTACGGTATGAGAGAAACTAACTTTTGATTACCTCGAAGAAagtttagttaactaggcttTCTTTTTCTAGGATTTCTTTTACTACTAGTTATTAGCAATACTCAATAATAAACCCCTCAAACAATAAAATAGATGCAAAACCTCTGtaatcattttttgtttattgctcAAGTTGTTGAAGAAGAACTGTTTAGTTAAGCATATATAAAATTGGAAATTGTCTATACTTAATGATTAAACATTATTTTAGAATTTGCAAAGCCACATTTAGTTTTCCCACAAGCAGAGCaagttagactttgaacttcAGTTCTCGGCAGCGAAGGCTACATAAGGTGTTAAAataaagttcaacttgcaccacttgaagaaaaattaaataGTACTGCACTAATCCCAGAAAGGTGTATTAATATTGACCTAGGCTACCACATCTGACTGTGAAGATAAGATTTCTTAAAAGagacagggttcgaattagaaagGTAAAGCCGGTTCGCAAAAGATTTGGCACTCTGTAACGAAATAAACCACCATCTAGATGTGGCCTGGGAATACCTTAGATCAATTACCATTTTTTTATCGCCgttcttttttaagtttttaaaacataaaatataaaaaagctttcTTCAGGGTTCGATACCCTGGAAGAggtgaacaaaaaattattttgtggctgccacaaaataaattttaatgagaCCAACAAATTATAGAATTGTTAATTCATAAATCTACTACGATAACTCTTATAATAACAAACAAGTAACTATATATTACAACTATACATCTAGCAACATTTTTGCAGAATTTTCATGGCTGCATAAGGTGAAAATAAGGAGGATTTGGATGTAATTAGCAGGAAATATCAAAAATttatatgtatttaaaaaaaaaacaatttattttcaaaatacaaaatgcacgaagcttttcgtaacagTGTTAAATTATCAAGTCAagttaaatcaaaaatttaatcTTTGACTCATGATAATCATATTgtacataaatattttaagtaCTATCAAAGTAGCAGTAATTTTTATCCtttgtttaaacttctttgaaatatgttatgaccaacaacaaaaatgtttttcgtgTTTTGATTTTCTTCAAAAAGCTTCAACATGACTAGTACTATACTTCATTGTTGCATACTCTGACAAGTGAAAAATACTTTTAGACACAAGTAAATCAGTTAGATATGAAAGAAATATTAGTAAGTCAATATATAATCCCTAACTATTTTACCCTACCATGTCTTTTTTTATCTACAAGAATGTGTGCGTATGTAcaaaaaacttttgtaaacttttgtaaagATCagcaaattatatatatatatatatattttaccatATAACGTCTTCAATATCAATATTGTAGCGttggaatatatatattttaccatATAACGTCTTGGATCTGATCTAAAataatatcaataaaaaattaaagtctTCAATAAAGAAAGTTTAACTAAGCAAACTGTTTAATCAAAGAGAGAACACAGCTAAACACGTGGCACTGCATACAGTGAGTTAAGAAATCATCAAAAATGTCTGCctcgttaaaaaatatatattttctgttatttacattaaaaacaagaattaaaaaaattgaaaaaaatctacatttcagttaaaaaaaataatattacccTCTTTTGAATGAAGTTTACAACAAACTGattgacaaaaaagaaaataaacacgctttatttcatttgtttttgtttcattttgttttttcattgtACATTTAAAAATTGGTTTTTCTATGGGACATATAATGTGGCCATATGCATTGGTGTGATTATAAGAACTAATGTTCTTCTGGATTCTGAAAGAATCTGAGTGCACAAAATCTCCGAAAGAAAAGATTCAATTCTAtctgtatattttttatcttttttaaggtATATATAAGATCAAATCCCAAGTATTATTTTCAATGTATGTTCAATTTTTCAATGGTTCAATGTAACCGGTGAGATTATACAAAACAAAGATTTTGGATCATTATAGATATGTTGGGTATGGAAAAGGGGTGTTAAAAAGtattacttgcaggataggtttacAGTTTGGAgttttagagagttacttcctttgttgactagcttAGTATTGTTGATTAAGGTGCAAGATAGGTTGTATAAGACTTGCATTAGAAGTGCTATATGTACGGTAGTGAGCCATGGGCGGTAAAGCAGAAAAATCTTGACCATTTAGAGAAGAAGTGATACAAAAATGGTTCGGTGTGTTATTCATGTACTGTAAAACCCATTAATTTTTTGACATATAGTGTAAAGTCTTAGCTTGCACTGTGGTTTAATGTATTGCACCTGACGTGTACATACATATCACCAGTATACCTTTACAGAATATTGAAAATACATTATATTATTTGTCTATTTTGTTTCAGGACAAGATGATACAAAACACAACACCACCTCTGATGTCGTTTTTATTATTGACTCTTCCACAAACGTGGCTCAAAACTATGATATCATCAAACAGTTCATAATAAATATTATATCCAGGTttactttgtcaaaacaacaaaCAAGACTTGGATTAATATCAGCAGGGCAGTCTGCTAACACAGTTTTTACATTGTCAGATGAATATAATGTTCCGAAATACACTGCTAAAATTAGGAATATGCCTCTTAAAGTCGATTCACACGCAGAACTGGAACCGGCGTTGAAAAAAGCTTATGAAATGATGTCTGATTCTCAAGCTGGTGCCCGATCTGGCGTGCCAAAAGTATTAATCATTTTGACGGCatcatttaacaatgaaactggCAAAGAAATGGATTACGTCAGGaagttacaacagttaggtagtttcatttttctaaattaCATTCATAAAAAGCATGAGTCGGAAAGTTTGCCTAAACTTTGTGAGAGAAACTTTGTGAACCAAACAAATTGATAGGGTAAATTTTTACaatcgaatttttaaattttttttaaaatttgagatGTTGTTGTCACTATGAAACGTTCCCATTTGGTGggaactaatttttttaaaagaaatgttatAATTTAGGTAGTGTGTAATAATTCTGTGAAAAGTTAATGCTGTTTTGATTACACGTCAAGACTATATATTAACAAACTAATTTATCCCCTTTTGTCACAAATCCCAAAGTATCAGCAACTTTTTGGCATGTTATGTATATTAGGAGttagatatttttgaaaacgaaaTGTAATTCCTCAAAATGTTAATGCCTGGGTATGAAGGGATATATTACCATTTGATAATCAACATTATGATGTTTTCTTTGAGGAAGATCAACTCAAAACAtgattccaaaaaaatttgcttagaaGATTGCCAGTTGTATAAAATACTATTTAACGTCAACATCTTATTGCCGATGGTCAGTATTAGAGGCAAGATTTCTGGTCTTTTTTGGGGTATTGCTGTGTCATAATTTGTATGATATATTTCCTAAATAAAGAAGTTATATATATGTTGGTGAGTCTTTCCTCGTGTTTTGTTCAACTGAGATAATCAATTTTTTATAGGCACGTCTTTAATATCAATTGGCACTGGATCTTCAATAAACCCAATTTTGCTTTTCCAATTGCCAAGAAACCCAAGTAACTCAATATTAATTGAAGATTTTAACAAATTGACGGATAGAGAACAGTCGGAAAATGTTGTGAAAAGGATTTTAAAAGCATCAGGTAATGCAaatttatctctttaataaaagaAATCCGCTTGTGGAAAAACAATAATCATATAAAGTTTGTGTAGTCCTTATGTTATTGTGTGAATTGAAAAGCTATCCCACTAATGAAACAGCTTGGAAAGTTGaaaagaaatctttttttttaggaaaatcttGATTGAATCTTAAGATTTTTTACTTACACGTTTTGCTAGTTGTGCCGACAAAACATTAAGATGAGGTTTTATATAGAAGGCATCGTGCTTTGCATATAGCTAAAATTTATGATATCTCAAGAATTAATAaggattttccaaaaaaaaaaagattcctaGAATTAGTTGTGAAGTGGAAATTAATCTTTCACATCTTTATTATGTTATATGACCACAGTTTCATTTTTGGCAACAAtttggtttaaatttttttcccttTATCGTAAGGGTGCAAGTTTTCGCAGAGAGAAAATTTTGCGGATTTCACGGATTTGGCCTTATTCGGCAAAATTATTAAcccacaaaaattatttaaaaacttcatccgcgaaattaaatacccgcgaaatttttattgttatttttttaaatgtttctctAGGATTTTTGTGTAGAAATTTAAATGGGGAGATAAAGAAGACGATTTTGATTTCTGCAGAAATGCTTTTGCATGTTTTGATGATAAAGTGAAACAaaatataacttaaaaaaacCTAATTTACCcgctttctttcttttcttttttcttttcaatttatttaaagtcgattattcacatatttacaatagtttccaaaaaaaaagtaattaagaaaactaatctaaatcgactaaattttttttatgtttacaattaaataaaatcattttttttatatatataaacaataataacagcaaagttctataaagggaccttacattcatcacagttacatttagatccgtcccacattttaatcatgcttttaaaaactttaaggttgtcacatcgtttcaaatgtgatgaaATTAAATACCCGCGAAATTAAATACCCGCGGAAATTGTCGAGAATCTCGATCCGCGAAATTGAATACCCGCGAATTATATTATTTTGCCTATCCGCAAAATTAAATACCTGCGAAATTTGTACCTTTAAGGTATTATGATTTTGAGCTATTTTTTAAGAAGGTGTGCAATTGCAATTaaataatgacatttttttctttcaaactgAAAAATTATATTGGaaataaaaagcagtttaatctttGTTTCGTGGCAGTCAGGTGCAACCtggatgttaaaaaaattttcatggcCGATAAATACCCGCTATATATATGTTGTTCCTCGGTATTATGTCTTTAAGAAAAGATAGATTCACATATTTTTCACCCATctaatttttctgaaaattgtattattattttcaaatgttttagAGTTTAGATGTTTTAGTGAAGTTGATGTTGGCTTTATACTTGATTCATCGGGTAGTCTTCGCAATTCGTATGACAAAGAGAAAGAACTTTTAAAGAGGATAGCTGGAACTTTTGTTATTGGTCAAAATCAAGCAAGAATGTCTGTTGTAACATTTAGCTACCATGCATCCCTTTCTATTAAATTTTCTGATTATGATGGTGAGACTGACTTCTTTCAAGCAGTAGACAACATACCCTTAATGGGATATACAACAAGAATTGATAAGGCATTAGAAATGGCAAAGGATAGCAtgtttaatgaaaaaaatggaGCTCGTGTAGGTGTACCAAAGATATTAATTCTTTTAACTGATGGTTCCCAGTCCCCTTCATCCGATGCAACAGATCCAGCTGTCCTTGCTAAAAAAATCCGAAATACTGGAATAAACCTCTTAGCTATTGGAATTGGAAAAGGTATTAACCAAACTGAATTGGAACACATTGTTGGATCTTCGCAGAGTACCTTTCAAGCTGCCTCTTTTGATGAAATAACCACGTCGAATTTTATAACCAAGGTGGCAAGTGGAAGTTGCCGGAAAGGTAAGAGAAAGTTAACATAAAATTGCCGTAAATAAAATTGATTTGACTTTCACATTTGTCGAAACTCGCCCTTACTGGATCTACTTTAGCAACCAAAGCCTAGGAGCCTAGTAGAATGCGTAACTACAACTCTAATGCCACTTAGAAATATTAGGATTGTTATAGCTTTTCCCTTTACACATGTATACTCTTAGCAATTTCTACGTTTGTATACtttctttccaaaaaaaatcaacaaaatttatCCACTGCTTATATTCTCATAGAATAACATTACAAACACATTTCCATTAACAGGTTGTCTGAAACGGGCAGTTCTCCAAGGCGAGTACACTTACTACGGCCTGTTCCGCTCAGGCTAAAAACATTACACGGATCTGTGTTCTCCACAATTTATGTGCAACAGCAGCCAGACAAGTTCTATTACTCCTTTCATATATTCCTTCAAATGTTAAGTGAGACAACGACAATCCTTGTCCAAAAAATATTCGCTTCGGTGATTTTAAACGCAGCCTGTGGACACGTCGATTTTGCTCATTTTTCTTCTTTCCATTTTAGCTAAGGAACCACCTAAACCGAGCTGTGAAGCTGTCGTGGACGTCGGTTTCATACTCGACTCTTCTGGTAGCCTTAGAAACGAGTATGGGAAGGAGAAGAACTTCTTAAAGAGTATGGCGACCACGTTTGGAATAAGCGAAAACGGATCCAGGGCTGGCGTGGTGACATTCAGTTACTACACCGAGCATAGCATCAAGCTGAGCGATTACACAGATTTAGCCCGGTTCAATGAAGCCGTTGATCGCATCCCGTTAATGGGCAGAACAACAAGGATCGACAAGGCCCTTCGTGTCGCACAAAAGGACCTGTTCAGCATAAGCAATGGTGGCAGGCCAGGCGTTCCCAAAATCCTGATCCTCTTGACAGATGGTTCACAGACTCCAGACGCTGACGCTGAAGAGCCGGGAGATATCGCTGACGAACTCAGGAAACAGGGAATTACCATCCTTGTAGTCGGCATTGGCAGTGGAGTTAACTCCACGGAGTTGGCGCACATTGCCGGAAAAACAGACAACGTGTTTAGCGCTGCCTCCTTCGATCAACTGGTAGGCAATGAGTTCGTGGACAAAATCAAAGAGGGAGGCTGTGCAGCAGGTGAGTTTTTTAATCGGACTACGTGCAAGCGCAGCCAAACGCACTCTGTTCTCTCGGAAGGTCTTTCTCACTGTCGACTTTGGACGTAGCGTGTAGACACGTCGAGTTTGCTGACTGTGCTTCTTTCCATTTTAGCTAAGGAACCACCTAAACCGAGCTGTGAAGCTGTCGTGGACGTCGGTTTCATACTCGACTCTTCTGGTAGCCTTAGAAACGAGTATGGGAAGGAGAAGAACTTCTTAAAGAGTATGGCGACCACGTTTGGAATAAGCGAAAACGGATCCAGGGCTGGCGTGGTGACATTCAGTTACTACACCGAGCATAGCATCAAGCTGAGCGATTACACAGATTTAGCCCGGTTCAATGAAGCCGTTGATCGCATCCCGTTAATGGGCAGAACAACAAGGATCGACAAGGCCCTTCGTGTCGCACAAAAGGACCTGTTCAGCATAAGCAATGGTGGCAGGCCAGGCGTTCCCAAAATCCTGATCCTCTTGACAGATGGTTCACAGACTCCAGACGCTGACGCTGAAGAGCCGGGAGATATCGCTGACGAACTCAGGAAACAGGGAATTACCATCCTTGTAGTCGGCATTGGCAGTGGAGTTAACTCCACGGAGTTGGCGCACATTGCCGGAAAAACAGACAACGTGTTTAGCGCTGCCTCCTTCGATCAACTGGTAGGCAATGAGTTCGTGGACAAAATCAAAGAGGGAGGCTGTGCAGCAGGTGAGTTTTTTAATCGGACTACGTGCAAGCGCAGCCAAACGCACTCTGTTCTCTCGGAAGGTCTTTCTCACTGTCGACTTTGGACGTAGCGTGTAGACACGTCGAGTTTGCTGACTGTGCTTCTTTCCATTTTAGCTAAGGAACCACCTAAACCGAGCTGTGAAGCTGTCGTGGACGTCGGTTTCATACTCGACTCTTCTGGTAGCCTTAGAAACGAGTATGGGAAGGAGAAGAACTTCTTAAAGAGTATGGCGACCACGTTTGGAATAAGCGAAAACGGATCCAGGGCTGGCGTGGTGACATTCAGTTACTACACCGAGCATAGCATCAAGCTGAGCGATTACACAGATTTAGCCCGGTTCAATGAAGCCGTTGATCGCATCCCGTTAATGGGCAGAACAACAAGGATCGACAAGGCCCTTCGTGTCGCACAAAAGGACCTGTTCAGCATAAGCAATGGTGGCAGGCCAGGCGTTCCCAAAATCCTGATCCTCTTGACAGATGGTTCACAGACTCCAGACGCTGACGCTGAAGAGCCGGGAGATATCGCTGACGAACTCAGGAAACAGGGAATTACCATCCTTGTAGTCGGCATTGGCAGTGGAGTTAACTCCACGGAGTTGGCGCACATTGCCGGAAAAACAGACAACGTGTTTAGCGCTGCCTCCTTCGATCAACTGGTAGGCAATGAGTTCGTGGACAAAATCAAAGAGGGAGGCTGTGCAGCAGGTGAGTTTTTTAATCGGACTACGTGCAAGCGCAGCCAAACGCACTCTGTTCTCTCGGAAGGTCTTTCTCACTGTCGACTTTGGACGTAGCGTGTAGACACGTCGAGTTTGCTGACTGTGCTTCTTTCCATTTTAGCTAAGGAACCACCTAAACCGAGCTGTGAAGCTGTCGTGGACGTCGGTTTCATACTCGACTCTTCTGGTAGCCTTAGAAACGAGTATGGGAAGGAGAAGAACTTCTTAAAGAGTATGGCGACCACGTTTGGAATAAGCGAAAACGGATCCAGGGCTGGCGTGGTGACATCCAGTTACTACACCGAGCATAGCATCAAGCTGAGCGATTACACAGATTTAGCCCGGTTCAATGAAGCCGTTGATCGCATCCCGTTAATGGGCAGAACAACAAGGATCGACAAGGCCCTTCGTGTCGCACAAAAGGACCTGTTCAGCATAAGCAATGGTGGCAGGCCAGGCGTTCCCAAAATCCTGATCCTCTTGACAGATGGTTCACAGACTCCAGACGCTGACGCTGAAGAGCCGGGAGATATCGCTGACGAACTCAGGAAACAGGGAATTACCATCCTTGTAGTCGGCATTGGCAGTGGAGTTAACTCCACGGAGTTGGCGCACATTGCCGGAAAAACAGACAACGTGTTTAGCGCTGCCTCCTTCGATCAACTGGTAGGCAATGAGTTCGTGGACAAAATCAAAGAGGGAGGCTGTGCAGCAGGTGAGTTTTTTAATCGGACTACGTGCAAGCGCAGCCAAACGCACTCTGTTCTCTCGGAAGGTCTTTCTCACTGTCGACTTTGGACGTAGCGTGTAGACACGTCGAGTTTGCTGACTGTGCTTCTTTCCATTTTAGCTAAGGAACCACCTAAACCGAGCTGTGAAGCTGTCGTGGACGTCGGTTTCATACTCGACTCTTCTGGTAGCCTTAGAAACGAGTATGGGAAGGAGAAGAACTTCTTAAAGAGTATGGCGACCACGTTTGGAATAAGCGAAAACGGATCCAGGGCTGGCGTGGTGACATTCAGTTACTACACCGAGCATAGCATCAAGCTGAGCGATTACACAGATTTAGCCCGGTTCAATGAAGCCGTTGATCGCATCCCGTTAATGGGCAGAACAACAAGGATCGACAAGGCCCTTCGTGTCGCACAAAAGGACCTGTTCAGCATAAGCAATGGTGGCAGGCCAGGCGTTCCCAAAATCCTGATCCTCTTGACAGATGGTTCACAGACTCCAGACGCTGACGCTGAAGAGCCGGGAGATATCGCTGACGAACTCAGGAAACAGGGAATTACCATCCTTGTAGTCGGCATTGGCAGTGGAGTTAACTCCACGGAGTTGGCGCACATTGCCGGAAAAACAGACAACGTGTTTAGCGCTGCCTCCTTCGATCAACTGGTAGGCAATGAGTTCGTGGACAAAATCAAAGAGGGAGGCTGTGCAGCAGGTGAGTTTTTTAATCGGACTACGTGCAAGCGCAGCCAAACGCACTCTGTTCTCTCGGAAGGTCTTTCTCACTGTCGACTTTGGACGTAGCGTGTAGACACGTCGAGTTTGCTGACTGTGCTTCTTTCCATTTTAGCTAAGGAACCACCTAAACCGAGCTGTGAAGCTGTCGTGGACGTCGGTTTCATACTCGACTCTTCTGGTAGCCTTAGAAACGAGTATGGGAAGGAGAAGAACTTCTTAAAGAGTATGGCGACCACGTTTGGAATAAGCGAAAACGGATCCAGGGCTGGCGTGGTGACATACAGTTACTACACCGAGCATAGCATCAAGCTGAGCGATTACACAGATTTAGCCCGGTTCAATGAAGCCGTTGATCGCATCCCGTTAATGGGCAGAACAACAAGGATCGACAAGGCCCTTCGTGTCGCACAAAAGGACCTGTTCAGCATAAGCAATGGTGGCAGGCCAGGCGTTCCCAAAATCCTGATCCTCTTGACAGATGGTTCACAGACTCCAGACGCTGACGCTGAAGAGCCGGGAGATATCGCTGACGAACTCAGGAAACAGGGAATTACCATCCTTGTAGTCGGCATTGGCAGTGGAGTTAACTCCACGGAGTTGGCGCACATTGCCGGAAAAACAGACAACGTGTTTAGCGCTGCCTCCTTCGATCAACTGGTAGGCAATGAGTTCGTAAACAAAATCAAAGAGGGAGGCTGTGCAGCAGGTGAGTTTTTTAATCGGACTACGTGCAAGCGCAGCCAAACGCACTCTGTTCTCTCGGAAGGTCTTTCTCACTGTCGACTTTGGACGTAGCGTGTAGACACGTCGAGTTTGCTGACTGTGCTTCTTTCCATTTTAGCTAAGGAACCACCTAAACCGAGCTGTGAAGCTGTCGTGGACGTCGGTTTCATACTCGACTCTTCTGGTAGCCTTAGAAACGAGTATGGGAAGGAGAAGAACTTCTTAAAGAGTATGGCGACCACGTTTGGAATAAGCGAAAACGGATCCAGGGCTGGCGTGGTGACATTCAGTTACTACACCGAGCATAGCATCAAGCTGAGCGATTACACAGATTTAGCCCGGTTCAATGAAGCCGTTGATCGCATCCCGTTAATGGGCAGAACAACAAGGATCGACAAGGCCCTTCGTGTCGCACAAAAGGACCTGTTCAGCATAAGCAATGGTGGCAGGCCAGGCGTTCCCAAAATCCTGATCCTCTTGACAGATGGTTCACAGACTCCAGACGCTGACGCTGAAGAGCCGGGAGATATCGCTGACGAACTCAGGAAACAGGGAATTACCATCCTTGTAGTCGGCATTGGCAGTGGAGTTAACTCCACGGAGTTGGCGCACATTGCCGGAAAAACAGACAACGTGTTTAGCGCTGCCTCCTTCGATCAACTGGTAGGCAATGAGTTCGTGGACAAAATCAAAGAGGGAGGCTGTGCAGCAGGTGAGTTTTTTAATCGGACTACGTGCAAGCGCAGCCAAACGCACTCTGTTCTCTCGGAAGGTCTTTCTCACTGTCGACTTTGGACGTAGCGTGTAGACACGTCGAGTTTGCTGACTGTGCTTCTTTCCATTTTAGCTAAGGAACCACCTAAACCGAGCTGTGAAGCTGTCGTGGACGTCGGTTTCATACTCGACTCTTCTGGTAGCCTTAGAAACGAGTATGGGAAGGAGAAGAACTTCTTAAAGAGTATGGCGACCACGTTTGGAATAAGCGAAAACGGATCCAGGGCTGGC
This window contains:
- the LOC130644730 gene encoding collagen alpha-5(VI) chain-like isoform X2 — translated: MPLKVDSHAELEPALKKAYEMMSDSQAGARSGVPKVLIILTASFNNETGKEMDYVRKLQQLGTSLISIGTGSSINPILLFQLPRNPSNSILIEDFNKLTDREQSENVVKRILKASEFRCFSEVDVGFILDSSGSLRNSYDKEKELLKRIAGTFVIGQNQARMSVVTFSYHASLSIKFSDYDGETDFFQAVDNIPLMGYTTRIDKALEMAKDSMFNEKNGARVGVPKILILLTDGSQSPSSDATDPAVLAKKIRNTGINLLAIGIGKGINQTELEHIVGSSQSTFQAASFDEITTSNFITKVASGSCRKAKEPPKPSCEAVVDVGFILDSSGSLRNEYGKEKNFLKSMATTFGISENGSRAGVVTFSYYTEHSIKLSDYTDLARFNEAVDRIPLMGRTTRIDKALRVAQKDLFSISNGGRPGVPKILILLTDGSQTPDADAEEPGDIADELRKQGITILVVGIGSGVNSTELAHIAGKTDNVFSAASFDQLVGNEFVDKIKEGGCAAGEFFNRTTCKRSQTHSVLSEGLSHCRLWT
- the LOC130644730 gene encoding collagen alpha-1(XII) chain-like isoform X1, which produces MTVANRLAVWWFFLVVLFVVDVELQQSNNGQDDTKHNTTSDVVFIIDSSTNVAQNYDIIKQFIINIISRFTLSKQQTRLGLISAGQSANTVFTLSDEYNVPKYTAKIRNMPLKVDSHAELEPALKKAYEMMSDSQAGARSGVPKVLIILTASFNNETGKEMDYVRKLQQLGTSLISIGTGSSINPILLFQLPRNPSNSILIEDFNKLTDREQSENVVKRILKASEFRCFSEVDVGFILDSSGSLRNSYDKEKELLKRIAGTFVIGQNQARMSVVTFSYHASLSIKFSDYDGETDFFQAVDNIPLMGYTTRIDKALEMAKDSMFNEKNGARVGVPKILILLTDGSQSPSSDATDPAVLAKKIRNTGINLLAIGIGKGINQTELEHIVGSSQSTFQAASFDEITTSNFITKVASGSCRKAKEPPKPSCEAVVDVGFILDSSGSLRNEYGKEKNFLKSMATTFGISENGSRAGVVTFSYYTEHSIKLSDYTDLARFNEAVDRIPLMGRTTRIDKALRVAQKDLFSISNGGRPGVPKILILLTDGSQTPDADAEEPGDIADELRKQGITILVVGIGSGVNSTELAHIAGKTDNVFSAASFDQLVGNEFVDKIKEGGCAAGEFFNRTTCKRSQTHSVLSEGLSHCRLWT